The Acidaminococcales bacterium DNA window AATATTCCGGCTGTTTCTCTGTATGTGTGTCCAGCGTTCAGATATTCAATTGTCCGTTTTCTATATTTTTTATCATAGCTCATAGCAATTTTATATTATCAATTTACTGTCACATTTTCGATGCTATTTGACTATAATTGCCAACCTTTCCGCAAAATGGCATGATGTAATAATCAAAACGGGAAGCGGGCGCAAAAGATGAAGCAGCAAACTTTCTCCGACATAGAATGCTCGAATCTCAAGCGGCAAACCAAACGGGACGAGTTCCTGAAAATCATGGACGAAATCTCCCCCGGGGGAATGGGCTGCGATAATCAAGCCGTTTTACTTCGACAATGCTGTCGGGCGCGCGGCATAGAGAGCATGCTTTAGATGTTTTTCTTGCGGGCATGGTTTAACTTGTCGGGCGAAGGCATGGCAGATGCTATTTACGACAGTAACGAGGAGCAGGTTTCCGACTCTACGATGCTGTGCAAATTTCGGAAGCTGCCGGCCAACAACTGTCGCGGGCGCTTACCGCAGCTTGCGCGGCGGCGGCGGCAAGTACCTGGTAAAAGCCGGCCGGCGCTGGCGGCTTTAAGGAGAAAATGGCAATTTAGCAATTCAAATTTCCCTGTCGGCATAAAATACGCCGGCAGGGAAATTTTTTGTTTAGAGATATTTTGAAGCTGATGTTGGAAGTTTGTTAGAAGTTGAGACAAAAAACGGGTTTCGGCTGTTTTGCCGAAACCCGCTCGCTTACTTGGTGCCGAAGGCCGGACTCGAACCGGCACGTGGGGTTGCCACGCTTGATTTTGAGTCAAGTGCGTCTGCCAATTCCGCCACTTCGGCGCTATAACATCGCAATTTTCATCCGCGATTGCAAATTGCAAAATGAGCAAAAACCAAGTTATAGAACAAAGTTTACATTAGTTGCGGCCATTTTGTCAAGCGCTCACAAGCAAAGGTAAAATTTTACGATGAAGCCTTGTTGGAAGGGAAAGGGCACGTCGTAAGTCTTCGCGCCCGGGCGGTTCATTTTTTCCGCATTTCGATAAGCTCTTTATTTATTTCGTCCAAGACATCGTATATCGCTTTCCGCTTTTCGCCGCCGGCGTCGCCGAACATGCTGGCGTATATGGTTTTATGAGCCGCTTTGCATTTGTTGCAGATGGCCATTCCCTTGTCGGTAAGGCTGACCCTGACGCAACGCGCATCGCGCGGATCCGTGGCCCTGTTGACGAGGCCGGCCGACTCCATGCGCCGCAAGGACACTCCCACGGTAGCCTTGCTTACGCCGAGCGCGCCGGCCAGTTCTTTTTGCGAGCGGCCGGAACGCTCGTCCAGAAGGAACAATATGTCCGTCTGCCCAACATAAAGATTGAATTTTTTAGATATTTTGTCAATGCATTTTTTGTATTCAGAAATTACGCTGTTGAATATATTGATCAGTTCGTCCGCTTGCTTCACAATCATAAGGAACCCCCTTTCGCCGGCTTGCCGCCGGCCACGTATATTTTTTGATCACACGGAGAGCCCGCGCCGGTTGGTAGTTTGCTTCTAATATTATTTTACCTTAATTGTCCGGCGGGGAAAAGTAAAATATTCCAAACAAAATGTTTTTTTCATAACAAAAAGGCTGCGCACATGCCTTGCGCCGCATAGGGCTGTCTTGCCCTGCGGCGTGCCCGGCTTCGCCCGGGGCGCTCCTTCTTGTCGGCAAAGCCCCCGAAACTTATTGCTTGGCCTGTGCCGGCACAGGCCAAGCTTGCCAAGCTTAGTTTTTGCGCGTTCAGCCCTCTGCGCCGATGTGCTTTTGCTCTACGGCATCGGGCGCTTTTATCCCATTCGCGGGGTGTTCCCCCAAAACAAAGAAAGTACCCTGCGCCGTGGCCAAAAGTTCCCCTTCCTGCGTGCGCGCCTCGCCCTCGGCCACTACGATGCGCCTGCCGGCGTGCACCGGGCGCCCTGTTACGTTGATTAGCGCGCCTTTGCCGCAATTGGCGATAAAGGAGGTGGTTATATTTAAGGTAACAATGTTGGCGCGCGTTTTCAGATGACAGGCATAGCCCATCGCCGTGTCAAGCGCGCTGGCGAACACGCCTCCGTGTACCGCCCCGTATATGTTGGTATGCTTTTCCTTTATGGGCAAAGCCATCTCCGCCACGCAGCCTTCCTTTACCGTCAGGCCGCTTGGTTCCAGCAAGGCAACCGCCGGGTTCCGCTCCATGAGCGCGCCCAACAGATCGCCCGTATGAAGCGGGTAAGCCGCGTCGCTGTTTTTTTTAAATTCCATAACTCACCTCAATATCCGCAAGGGCCATTAGAGATCCTTTTTGATTTTTGAGCCGCCGGCCGGTTCATCTACGCTCCATTTGTCGCGTGGAAGCCACTCGCACAGCACTTTTTCGATTTCGCGAGTTTCAAGCGGCTTTGACAAAAAATCGTTCATGCCGCTTTCCATAAACAAATCCCGCACATTGCCCATGACATTGGCCGTCAGCGCCACTATCGGCAATTTGCGGTATTTTTCCCCGGGCAGGGCCCGGATGATTTTTGTGGCGTCCACGCCGTCTATTTCCGGCATCATGTGATCCATGAACACAATATCATAATCGTTTTTCTGCACGAGTTCTATCGCTTGCGCGCCCGAATTGGCCGTATCCACCGTTCCGCCGTACGTTATCAGCACATTTTCCGCGATTACCAGGTTGATGTCATTGTCGTCGACGACCAAGAGCCGCGTGCCATGAAGCCGCAAAGAAACATCTTCAAGCTCGGACAGGCCTTTGCTGAAAGCGTCGGCGGCGTGGCTGCCCAAGATCTGGGCGATGGTGAGGCAGGTAAGGGGGCTGGTGACAAGTTTTATCCCCGGCGGCAATTCATGCGTATCCGGCGCGCGCAGCGTGACCGCAATGAGTTGCGTGTCCGGGCAGTATATTTTACCCAAATCGAAATCGTCATATTTGGCAAAATCAAAAAATACATGCGAATATTTGCCCATTTCGGCCGGACCGGCCAATATGTCGCAGCTTACCCCCATTTTGCCGATCTTTCGGGAAGTGACGAGCGCCTTTTCCGTGTTGTCAAACCAGACGGCCACGCGCAGGCCGTCCCTCCCGGCGAGCATGGTGGACGGGCTTTTGTCCTCTATCTTTTGCATGACATAAAACGAGAAGCAAGAACCCTCCCCGTATACGCTTTCCACTTGTATTTCGCCGTCCATCAGTTCCACCAGCTTCTTTGATATGGCCAGGCCAAGCCCCGTCCCTTCTATGCCGCGGTTCTTGCGCGTGTCAAGCTGCGAAAAATTATTGAACAAAACGGGCATGTCTTCTTTGCGGATGCCTATGCCGGTGTCCCGCACCGCAATTTTCAGTTTATAGTACCCGATCTTGCCGGACGGTTCCGCCCCGATGGAAAAAATGACGTTTCCCGCGCGGGTGAACTTTACGGCGTTTGTCAGCAGGTTGATGGCTATCTGCTTGATACGGGTCATGTCGCCGATCATCTCGTGCGGCATTTCCGGATCGTCGTCCACAATAAAGTCAAGCGGCTTGTCGCCGATCCGCATGTGGATCATGGCGACAATGTCATTGATGATTGAGCGCACGTCGTATTTTTCCGGCAAAAGTTCGACCGCGCCGGACTCCATCTTGGAAAAATCAAGAATGTCGTTGATAATGGAAAGCAGCGAAGTCGCCGCCGTTTTTATGTTTACCAAATATGTGAGCACGTTTTCATGGGGGAAACTGCGCAGGGCAAGATCGGCCATGCCGAGGACGGCGTTCATGGGGGTGCGGATTTCATGGCTCATGTTGGCCAGAAATTCGGATTTCGCCCGATTGGCAAGCTCTGCGGCTTCTAACCGCCGCTGCTCGGTGATGTCGGTGTAAAACCCTTCCAATAGGCGAGGGCTGCCGTCAGGATTTTTTTCCACCACCCGGCTGCGTTCCCAAATCCACTTGACGCTGCCGTCCTTCATAATGATGCGAAAGGTAGTTTCCAGCGGCAGGCCAAGGGAAAGTGTTTCGGCGTTAAGCTTTTCCAAAGATTCCAAATCGTCCGGATGCACCATGTCAAAAAATCTCAGCGCGTTGTTGCCCAAGAGTTCTTCGGGCGCATAGCCGACAAGCTCCCGGCAGCCTTCGCTGACGAAAATGAAAGTAAAATTCGGCGGGTCGTTCAGGCATTGGTAAACCATGCCGGGCAGATTGCTCATCAAATTTTCGGTGCGCCGCATGATCAGGCGCCGCTTGGCGCTTTCCATGGAGAGCGCGACAAAGTCGGCGAGCGAGGACGCGAAATTTTGTTCCTCAATTGACCATTCGCGCCTTTCGGGAAATTCCGGGCAGCGATCCTGCTCAATGCAAACCACGCCCACCAATTTCCCGCCGATGCGAATAGGAGCATCCAGCAAGGAACAGATCTCCGGCCCGTACGATTCTTGCAAATTGGGCAATATGTCCGTATTAAGCGCGTCATTGATTACGATCAGGCGCTTGGTCGAGAGCAGTTTCACATATTGCGGCCGTTCGTCCAAGGGAAAATCGTCCTGCACTACATGTTCGTCCGATATTTTGTTATAGCTGCCGATGCTTTTGAGCATCAAGCAACTGCCGCTATCGACCACCTGCCATATGCCGATGCGATGCGTATTCAGCGCGTAACAGCCCTCGCGCGCGATCACGTTGGCCGCGTCCTCCAATATGCCGGCCGTAAGCGCGGGCGTCTTGGTTATTTCCGCGAGGGCGCTGTTTAATTTGTTCGCGTATTCGGAATTGATTTTGCCCACAAAAACCCTCCCGTACTTACAATAAGTACAAGCCCTATATTGCAGTATATACTTAATAGCCGATAAACACAAGGGGGAAATCGCCCGTGAGCGTAGCTTGCCTCTATATTTTGCCGGCTGCATCCGCAGGCATTGGAACGAAAACGACGCGCCCTCGCACATAGCCCTTGCGTTCGGCTTCGCCCAAGCTGCCTTCCTCGTTGCTGACGCGCCCGCGCATATAGACCTTGCGGCAAAACCGCCGATCCCC harbors:
- a CDS encoding MarR family transcriptional regulator, with translation MIVKQADELINIFNSVISEYKKCIDKISKKFNLYVGQTDILFLLDERSGRSQKELAGALGVSKATVGVSLRRMESAGLVNRATDPRDARCVRVSLTDKGMAICNKCKAAHKTIYASMFGDAGGEKRKAIYDVLDEINKELIEMRKK
- a CDS encoding PaaI family thioesterase, which gives rise to MEFKKNSDAAYPLHTGDLLGALMERNPAVALLEPSGLTVKEGCVAEMALPIKEKHTNIYGAVHGGVFASALDTAMGYACHLKTRANIVTLNITTSFIANCGKGALINVTGRPVHAGRRIVVAEGEARTQEGELLATAQGTFFVLGEHPANGIKAPDAVEQKHIGAEG
- a CDS encoding response regulator; protein product: MGKINSEYANKLNSALAEITKTPALTAGILEDAANVIAREGCYALNTHRIGIWQVVDSGSCLMLKSIGSYNKISDEHVVQDDFPLDERPQYVKLLSTKRLIVINDALNTDILPNLQESYGPEICSLLDAPIRIGGKLVGVVCIEQDRCPEFPERREWSIEEQNFASSLADFVALSMESAKRRLIMRRTENLMSNLPGMVYQCLNDPPNFTFIFVSEGCRELVGYAPEELLGNNALRFFDMVHPDDLESLEKLNAETLSLGLPLETTFRIIMKDGSVKWIWERSRVVEKNPDGSPRLLEGFYTDITEQRRLEAAELANRAKSEFLANMSHEIRTPMNAVLGMADLALRSFPHENVLTYLVNIKTAATSLLSIINDILDFSKMESGAVELLPEKYDVRSIINDIVAMIHMRIGDKPLDFIVDDDPEMPHEMIGDMTRIKQIAINLLTNAVKFTRAGNVIFSIGAEPSGKIGYYKLKIAVRDTGIGIRKEDMPVLFNNFSQLDTRKNRGIEGTGLGLAISKKLVELMDGEIQVESVYGEGSCFSFYVMQKIEDKSPSTMLAGRDGLRVAVWFDNTEKALVTSRKIGKMGVSCDILAGPAEMGKYSHVFFDFAKYDDFDLGKIYCPDTQLIAVTLRAPDTHELPPGIKLVTSPLTCLTIAQILGSHAADAFSKGLSELEDVSLRLHGTRLLVVDDNDINLVIAENVLITYGGTVDTANSGAQAIELVQKNDYDIVFMDHMMPEIDGVDATKIIRALPGEKYRKLPIVALTANVMGNVRDLFMESGMNDFLSKPLETREIEKVLCEWLPRDKWSVDEPAGGSKIKKDL